From the Aquitalea magnusonii genome, one window contains:
- a CDS encoding PLP-dependent aminotransferase family protein has product MNQEPLYQQLVNEWITLIQNGVMQAGERLPSVRKACDIHKVSPSTILLAYRTLEDRGFIEARPQSGFYVKAAASLPLPRMRRQSEAAPTGEVVDHIEAVMRVQTSADFIDLSLASPRGSDFYPTNRFKHIMGRLLRQQPELTTDYPFPPGSARLRRQIAQRAVSWGCVLAPDDIVITNGCSEALQLALRAVCKPGDTVGLESPTYFYLLPLLKSLGLSVIEIPTHPNSGLSLDALELLLSEKRLQAIVAMPTVHNPLGSTMPPEAKRRLAQLVNDYRIPLIEDAPHADLHYGSQTPDAVKAFDRDGWVLLCSSYSKTLAPGFRIGWIAAGRFAREVLQLKCASSLGQPRLLEETLAEYLESGGYDHHLRLIRRHFMSQMERLRGTVASRFPQGTRATLPSGGCLLWVELPAGVDTLELFHAALAERITVVPGVMYSARGRYRNCLRLSCCYPWNEAYERALVRVGELASDMGANLGENGLVTLGE; this is encoded by the coding sequence ATGAATCAGGAGCCGCTCTACCAGCAGTTGGTCAATGAATGGATCACGCTGATCCAGAACGGCGTGATGCAGGCCGGCGAACGGCTGCCTTCTGTCCGCAAGGCCTGTGACATCCACAAGGTCAGCCCGTCCACCATTCTGCTGGCCTACCGCACGCTGGAAGACCGCGGCTTTATCGAAGCGCGGCCGCAATCCGGCTTTTATGTCAAAGCCGCCGCCAGCCTGCCGCTGCCACGCATGCGCCGCCAGAGCGAAGCCGCGCCCACCGGCGAAGTGGTGGACCATATCGAAGCGGTGATGCGGGTACAGACGTCAGCTGATTTCATCGACCTGTCCCTGGCCAGCCCGCGCGGCAGCGACTTCTACCCTACCAACCGCTTCAAGCACATCATGGGGCGGCTATTGCGCCAGCAACCGGAGCTGACCACCGACTACCCCTTCCCGCCCGGCTCGGCCCGCTTGCGCCGCCAGATTGCCCAGCGTGCGGTCAGTTGGGGCTGCGTGCTGGCCCCGGACGACATCGTCATCACCAATGGCTGTTCCGAAGCGCTGCAACTGGCCTTGCGCGCCGTGTGCAAGCCAGGCGATACGGTGGGGCTGGAATCGCCCACCTATTTTTACCTGCTGCCCTTGCTCAAAAGCCTGGGCCTGTCGGTGATCGAGATTCCTACCCACCCCAATAGCGGGCTGTCACTGGACGCACTGGAATTGCTGCTATCGGAAAAGCGGCTGCAAGCCATCGTGGCCATGCCCACCGTACACAACCCGCTGGGCAGCACCATGCCGCCGGAAGCCAAGCGCCGGCTGGCGCAACTGGTCAACGACTACCGCATTCCGCTGATCGAGGACGCCCCGCACGCCGACCTGCACTACGGCAGCCAGACGCCGGACGCGGTAAAGGCCTTCGACCGCGATGGCTGGGTGCTGCTGTGCTCCAGCTACAGCAAGACGCTGGCACCGGGTTTTCGCATTGGCTGGATTGCCGCCGGACGCTTTGCCCGCGAAGTATTGCAACTGAAATGCGCCAGCTCGCTGGGGCAGCCACGGCTGCTGGAAGAAACCCTGGCCGAATATCTGGAAAGCGGCGGTTACGACCATCACCTGCGGCTGATCCGCCGCCATTTCATGAGCCAGATGGAACGACTGCGTGGCACGGTGGCCAGCCGCTTTCCACAAGGCACCCGCGCCACCCTGCCCTCCGGCGGCTGCCTGTTGTGGGTGGAACTGCCCGCCGGGGTGGACACGCTGGAGCTGTTTCACGCCGCGCTGGCCGAACGCATTACCGTGGTTCCGGGGGTGATGTATTCGGCGCGTGGCCGTTATCGCAACTGCCTGCGGCTGTCCTGCTGCTATCCGTGGAACGAAGCCTACGAACGGGCGCTGGTGCGGGTGGGCGAGCTGGCCTCCGACATGGGGGCCAACTTGGGAGAAAACGGCCTGGTGACACTGGGGGAGTGA
- a CDS encoding putative nucleotidyltransferase substrate binding domain-containing protein: MSRFDFSHPPFDTLTPGEQQTLEKHADIQFFAEEECLLGPSDRVDALYVVLKGSMREMAGDEVITLYRERDTFDARAMVAGQTPHRFVVHEEALLYTLPRDVVMALTEQNPRFGAYFYASVSEKFGSMAQRAGNRELQTLLTATVRDVGSRTPVFVDGSTSVRDAARVMKDNKVKSVLVRHDGRLGIFTTTDFRDIVLNEVPGSTPLAALCRFELLTVDVGDFLFNALLIMTRRNIRRLVVTDNGQAIGILSQVDILSYFSNHSHLIAQRLDRADTLDELAEIAAQITRLVQILFSHGVKAPQLGRLVQTLNARLFSRTWQLLAPAELQDNSCLLVMGSEGRGEQILKTDQDNALILRNGFNHPELPAICEAFSAALARFGYPPCQGQIMVNNAAWRLTESQLQQQIHQWVYQPDGAALMNLAIYVDAEAVAGDASLLERSHAYLLQQLRDDASFFSRFARAIEQFDTPLGLFSHLLTKERNGKAMLDLKKGGIFPLVHGVRSLSLEHGISQCNTFDRLHALAEAGHLDKELASEIAESLSFLLTLKLSQGLQQLSLGKQPGNQIEPDQLSTLERDLLKDALGVVKKFRTQLRHHFRLGSF, encoded by the coding sequence ATGAGCCGTTTTGACTTCAGCCATCCGCCCTTCGACACCCTGACGCCCGGCGAACAGCAAACGCTGGAAAAACACGCCGACATCCAGTTTTTTGCCGAGGAAGAATGCCTGCTTGGCCCCAGCGACCGGGTAGATGCCCTGTACGTGGTGCTCAAAGGCAGCATGCGTGAAATGGCAGGCGACGAAGTCATCACCCTCTACCGCGAACGCGATACCTTCGACGCTCGCGCCATGGTAGCCGGGCAGACGCCACACCGCTTTGTGGTACACGAAGAAGCCCTGCTCTACACCCTGCCGCGGGATGTGGTGATGGCGCTGACCGAACAGAACCCGCGTTTTGGCGCCTACTTTTATGCCAGCGTGTCAGAGAAGTTCGGCAGCATGGCGCAACGTGCCGGCAACCGCGAACTACAAACCCTGCTCACCGCCACAGTGCGCGATGTCGGCAGCCGCACCCCGGTGTTCGTGGATGGCAGCACCAGCGTGCGCGACGCGGCGCGGGTGATGAAGGACAATAAGGTCAAGTCGGTACTGGTACGCCATGACGGCAGGCTGGGCATCTTCACCACTACCGATTTTCGCGACATCGTGCTCAACGAAGTCCCCGGCAGCACGCCACTGGCAGCCCTGTGCCGCTTCGAACTGCTTACCGTGGACGTGGGTGACTTCCTGTTCAATGCGCTGCTGATCATGACCCGGCGCAATATCCGCCGCCTGGTGGTGACCGACAATGGCCAGGCCATCGGTATCTTGTCCCAGGTGGACATCCTGTCCTACTTCTCCAACCACTCCCACCTGATTGCCCAGCGGCTGGATCGCGCCGACACGCTGGACGAGCTGGCGGAAATCGCCGCTCAAATCACCCGTCTGGTGCAAATCCTGTTCAGCCACGGCGTCAAAGCCCCGCAACTGGGCCGCCTGGTGCAAACCCTCAATGCCCGGCTGTTCTCCCGCACCTGGCAACTACTGGCCCCGGCAGAACTGCAAGACAATAGCTGCCTGCTGGTAATGGGCTCGGAAGGCCGTGGCGAACAAATCCTCAAAACCGATCAGGACAATGCGCTGATCCTGCGCAACGGCTTCAACCACCCGGAACTGCCCGCCATCTGCGAAGCCTTTTCCGCCGCACTGGCCCGTTTTGGCTACCCGCCCTGCCAGGGCCAGATCATGGTCAACAATGCCGCCTGGCGGCTGACCGAAAGCCAGCTGCAACAGCAGATTCACCAATGGGTGTACCAGCCGGATGGTGCCGCGCTGATGAACCTGGCCATTTACGTGGATGCCGAAGCCGTCGCCGGCGATGCCAGCCTGCTGGAACGCAGCCATGCCTATTTGCTGCAACAGCTACGCGACGATGCCAGCTTTTTCTCGCGCTTTGCCCGCGCCATCGAACAGTTCGACACCCCTTTGGGCTTGTTCTCCCACCTGCTCACCAAGGAGCGCAACGGCAAGGCCATGCTGGACCTGAAAAAAGGCGGCATTTTCCCGCTGGTGCATGGCGTGCGTTCACTCTCACTGGAACACGGAATCAGCCAGTGCAACACCTTCGACCGGCTGCACGCACTGGCCGAAGCCGGGCATCTGGACAAGGAGCTGGCCAGTGAAATTGCCGAATCGCTGTCCTTCCTGCTCACCCTCAAGCTGAGCCAGGGCTTGCAGCAACTGTCGCTGGGCAAACAGCCGGGCAACCAGATTGAACCCGATCAGCTCTCCACGCTGGAACGCGACCTGCTGAAAGACGCCCTGGGCGTGGTGAAGAAATTCCGCACCCAGCTGCGCCACCATTTCCGTCTGGGGAGCTTCTGA
- a CDS encoding 3'-5' exonuclease, translating into MLGNLKRQWQRRMLKDPRYVTLFVDDTQEVVSVDCETTSLKVQEAELLSIGAVKLRGNRILSSQAFYVLVKPTRKLESRNISIHGLRPMDVSEGLDADDAVRQLLDFIGGRPLVGYYLEYDVAVLNKYVRGITGISLPNRQIEVSGRYYDYKFKQNPGAYIDLRLAELIADLQVPALPRHDALNDAITAGMLYLALKQRGFG; encoded by the coding sequence ATGCTGGGCAATCTCAAACGCCAGTGGCAGCGCCGCATGCTCAAAGACCCGCGCTATGTCACCCTGTTTGTCGACGACACACAGGAGGTGGTCAGCGTGGACTGCGAAACCACCAGCCTGAAAGTACAGGAAGCCGAACTGCTATCCATTGGCGCGGTGAAGCTGCGCGGCAACCGCATCCTGTCCAGCCAGGCCTTTTATGTGCTGGTCAAACCCACGCGCAAACTGGAAAGCCGCAACATCAGCATTCACGGGCTGCGCCCGATGGATGTGTCGGAAGGGCTGGATGCAGACGACGCAGTACGGCAGTTGCTGGACTTCATTGGCGGGAGGCCGCTGGTGGGTTACTACCTGGAATACGATGTGGCCGTGCTCAACAAATACGTGCGCGGCATCACCGGCATCAGCCTGCCCAACCGGCAGATCGAAGTCTCGGGCCGCTATTACGACTACAAGTTCAAGCAAAACCCCGGTGCCTACATCGACCTGCGGCTGGCCGAGCTGATTGCCGACCTGCAAGTGCCGGCCCTGCCGCGCCATGACGCGCTGAACGACGCCATTACCGCCGGCATGCTGTACCTGGCCTTGAAACAACGTGGCTTTGGCTGA